The following nucleotide sequence is from Paenibacillus andongensis.
TTCGCACGATGCCGAACACGTCCAGCACAATTGGTTTAGGCGCTACAGGAATGAGCTTCTCTTCCAAGGTCAATGCTACATTCAAACAAGTTGCTATCCAAATGTTCGAAGCCGTTGGTATTGTAACGATCGTGGAGGAAGAAAAACTAGAAATTTTGACTGGCGTATCCGGCAGCGGTCCTGCCTATGTCTACTATTTCATGGAAGCCATGATCAAAGCCGGCATTGATGGTGGTCTTTCCGCTGAAGATGCACATCAATTAACACTTCAAACGGTGCTCGGAGCCGCTCATATGGTTCAGCTTACGCAAGAAAATCCTGCTGAGCTTCGCCGCAAGGTCACTTCGCCAAATGGGGCAACGCAAGCTTCCATTGAAGCATTGGATCGTTTTCAGTTTAGCGAAGCTATCTCACAAGCCGTATTTCGTTCTGCGGAGCGAGCCAAAGAAATGGGCGAACAAATTGCTGCGCCAAGCCCCGTAGCGAAATCCTCCTAAATTTATTTGAGATCTAATTCTATCTAAAGCAGGTGAAAGTTTACAATGAACGCATATTGTCTAGCTACCTATCGGAGTTTCGATGAGAAAGCCGATTTTCATAAAAAAGCAACAAGTATCGCTGTCGGCCTGACGGTTGGCAGCTGGACCGAACTGCCCGAAGCCCAAAAAGCGCAAATGGAGAAGCATTTAGGAAAAGTGATTTCGGTTGAAGTTCATGAGCCCGCTCAGGGAGAACCGATTTCAAACCGCTATGCCGATATCACAATCGCCTATCCAGATGTTAACTTCAGCCGGGACATTCCTGCCTTATTGGTCACTGTATTCGGTAAACTGTCGATGGACGGCAAAATTAAGCTTATTGACTTATCCTTCTCATCTGATTTCTTATCTGCCTTTTCCGGTCCCAAATTCGGTATGCAAGGTGTGCGAGAGCTCCTTGGTGTGCATGATCGCCCCTTATTAATGAGTATCTTTAAATCGGTTGTCGGGTATGAACTTCCAGCTCTGCGTGAACAATTTTATTTGCAAGCCGCCGGCGGTGTGGATCTCATTAAAGACGATGAAATTTTATTTGAAAATCCATTAACACCATTGGAGAAACGGATCGAGATTTGCCTAGAAGCAGCCGCACAAGCCACCAAGGAAACAGGTCAAAAGCTGCTCTATGCTGTCAATTTAACCGGGCCTACATCTAAGCTTGCAGCTCAAGCTAAGAAAGCAATCGGTGCGGGAGCTAACGCATTACTTTTCAACGTATTAGCTTACGGTTTCGATACGCTGCACGAATTAAGCTCCGATCCGGAGATTACGATTCCCATCATGGCTCATCCAGCCATGGCAGGTGCGACTTATCCGTCACCGCATTATGGTATATCCGCTTCTGTGCTTCTTGGCAAGCTTATGCGCTTGGCCGGAGCGGATTTAGTGCTGTTCCCTTCTCCTTATGGCTCTGTCGTTATGCCTAGGGAAGAAAACATGGCGATTAAGCATGCGCTGCTAACAGACGATTTACGAAAAGATTACATCTATAACGCTCCTGCCGATGTACAATTGAAATTAGCTTCAAGCTTTCCTGTCCCTTCCGCAGGCATTCATCCTGGACTTGTTCCGCTTATTCTGCGTGATTTTGGCCAGGATGTCATTGTCAATGCGGGCGGAGGCATCCATGGACATCCACTTGGTACGATTGCCGGTGGGCAAGCCTTCCGTCAGGCGATTGACGCAACCATTCAAGGTATTACACTTCAAGACTATGCCCGAACACATCCAGAGTTACAATCAGCTATTGACACTTGGGGGATTCGAGAATGAGTAAGGAACGCATTATTTTTTGTGACTTTGACGGTACCATTACCGTGAACGATAACATCGTTGCCATCATGAAGCATTTCAATCCAGCTGGATGGGAAGCCATCGTAGAACGAATTTTGGACAAATCCATCTCGATACGTCAAGGTGTTGGTGAGATGTTCGCTCTCCTCCCTACTTCCCGCAAGGATGAGATTGTCGAATATGCGATTAATAACGCCGTGATTCGTGATGGATTCAAAGAATTCGTAGATTATTGCAAAGAACAGAATATCCAGCTTTTGATTACGAGCGGCGGCATTGATTTTTTTATCTATCCTCTGCTGAAGCCCTTTGCAATCCCTAGCGAGCATATCTACTGCAATGCCAGCACATTTGAAGGAGACACCATTGAGATATTATGGCCAAACCGTTGTGACGAGCATTGTACGACAGACTGTGGGATGTGCAAAACAAGCATTATTCGCTCATATGACGCTAATCAATTTGAACGAATTATCATCGGTGATAGTATAACGGATTTCGAGGGTGCTAAACTGGTCGATACGATCTTTGCTCGCTCTCATCTCATCGAGATGTGTAAGCAGCTAGACTATCCGTATCACCCATTCGATACTTTCTTTGATATTATGAAGCAATTGGAGGCTGAGCCTGTAGTATGAGTATTTTACTGGAAGAGAAGCAGCGTGCATTCGCTGATTTGCGTGATATTAAAGCTAATTTAGCGGCTAGAGGATGGTTTCCTGCAACGAGCGGCAATCTATCCGTCCGTGTAGGAGGCTTCGAGCCTGAAGCATTCACATTCGCAATTACATCAAGCGGTAGAGATAAATCCGTGCAAACACCTGAGGACTTTCTACTCGTAAATGAGAAAGGTCAACCGACGGAAGCTACAAGCCTGAAGCCATCGGCAGAAACCTTGATTCATAGTGAAATCTACCGTTTAACAGGTGCAGGCGCCATTTTTCATGTACATACGATATTCAATAATTTGATCTCAGAACTGTATTGGGAACGTAAAAGCATACCCGTAGACGGTGTTGAACTTATTAAGGCTTTCAATATTTGGGATGAAGAAGCTCAAATCGAAATTCCTATTTTACCCAATTATGCTGAAATCCCTCGCATCGCCGAGCTGGTGGAAGGTGCGATTGTTCCACGAATTCCTGGTATCGTGCTGCGTAAGCATGGCATTTATGCCTGGGGAGCGAATGCTTTTGAAGCTAAGCGCCATCTCGAAGCTTTCGAGTTCCTTTTCGAATATGTTTACCGTTCGCACTTGCTGAACAAAGGAAACTAATAGCTTTATTTGAATAAAAAGTAGAAAAGTCAGGTCCTTGCCCAAAAGGGAGAAGGTCCTGACTTTTTTTGTCTCATAGAATCACTCAGGATGGGTAAAACTACTTTTACTGGTTAAATCCGTTTGCAAAGGAATACAATACGCCTATGTTCTCAGTCATTAATACAAGTTTATTTCTACTTTTATTCATCTCTTATGTCTATGTTAAAAAAAGCATGAATCTCTTCGAGGTCTTAGTCTATTGGTTTTGGGTCTCATTATTCGGGGAAGATTTTTCTGAAATTGTAGTAAACAATTTACAGCTCATTGTGCCTTATCGCACTTATCAAATATTTTGGGATACCATGTTCTATTATTTATTATTATTTCCTATGTCCATGATTTGGTTTCTGCATTTTTATTTAAAAATGAACCGTAAGTGGCAGCGCTTAATTCTCACAAGTATTTATACCCTTATTTTAGCGAGCATGCCTATTATTATGGAGCTTGCCGGTTATGTATATATTGTGAACTGGAAATTTTGGTGGTCTATTGTTATTTGGTTAACTTTTATCATTTCTACTGTGGGACTCATGTACATCATTCGATGGTTGAAAGGTAGGGACAAACAACCTGTATGATCTTAATTCCACCGATTACTTTTGACGCAAACGAAGGATTTACTACGATCATTATGATCGCTTTGATCCTGTTATATGGCATGCTTCCTAAGCGAATTCCACTTCCCATCACACTGCTCATTATGATTTTCAACTCCTATTTGGGACGAGCCGTCGATAATATCTTGTCTTCCTCATACCCCTATAATGTGTATGATATTATGGATACTTCAAACTATGATTTGTTCGATTTTCTGCTATACACGATTCCTTTTCCGCTAGTTGGCTATTTCTATGTTTATTTTTATGACAAGTATCCCATTCGTGCCCCTTTTCAGTTTATACATATCCTGGTTTGGTCGATTGCCTCTGTTGGCTTTGAAGCTCTTGCAGTTACCTTTTCGGTGTTTCAATATTATGGTTGGGAGCTTATCTACTCCTTTCCTGTCTATCTCTTAACCTTTGGGATGAACACACTCTTATATAGTTTGGCTAAAAAGCATTACAAAAACTGGAAAATCCAATGAGAAAACCTCTATCGAGGCCATTCATAGATGAGCGACCGCGTTTAGAGGTAGGTTTTATCGCCAACAATCAAGCAGTTTTCGGCACCGAAAACTTATACTTTCTTGTGTGGTAAAAAAAACGTCCCATTTTCTCCAGTTGAGAACTGTGAGAAGATGAGGACGTTTTTCTAATTATCTGGATTGCCTGAATCGTTGCGAATATTCCTTTGCTTGGTCCACCGTCGCTACACGATTGCGGCTCCATTCCAGTAAGATCCGGTCAATGTAACGGAAGTGAACTTTACCTGCAAATACGGCTTCTTTTAAAGCGGTTGTAATGAGCTCTTCTTTGTACATATCCTTATCCAACCAACCGCTGATAGTTTCCAGCTCCATAGGTGTTAACGGACGTGCAAATTCTTTTTCGAATGTTGTATAAATATTCTTGGCACTCTCATCAGACGGTATAGATGCGCGGATCGTGCTTGACTCTGCCATCTGCTGTTCGGCCAGCCGTTTGGCTAATTTCTGATATAACGGCGTAAGATTATATCGCTCACTGCGTATTCCCGTAATTTCTGCTGTATCCTCATCAATCGTGATGAACTGCTCATGTATCAATTTCTGAAGGCTGGCAATGACTAGATCTGGTGAAGCTGACATTCGGAATTGAATCTCATCCGTGGTTGGAAAGTCATTCTTTTCCTTTTCCAAAAATGATATCAAATGAATCAGTGTCATGACTTCAATTTCGCTCAATTGAAGGGCACGGTAATTCTTAAGAAGAAGGCTTGGGACTCCAACATTTCCTTCCAGAAAGCCGGCCACAAGGACAGCTTCTATCTGCTGCTGTGTACTAGATTGCATGACTCCTCCGATCCCCTTTCTACCCATGGTCGATAAACCCGTTTACGGGTACAGACGGTATAAGAGACGAGGAAATGGAATCGTTTCGCGTACGTGATCCAAACCGCAAATCCAAGCAACGGTACGTTCTAGTCCAAGCCCGAATCCGGAATGAGGCACGGTGCCATATTTCCGAAGATCAAGGTACCATTGATAAGCTTCTTTCGACAGCTCATGCTCCTGGAAGCGCTGCTCCATTAGCTCAGGATCATCAATCCTTTGACTGCCTCCAATGATCTCACCATACCCCTCAGGCGCAATCATATCGGCACAAAGCACGACTTCAGGACGGCTAGGATCAGGCTTCATATAGAATGCTTTAATTTCTGTCGGCCAATGTGTAATGAACACCGGTGTCTCATATTGAGCAGCAATCGCTGTTTCATGCGGAGCGCCGAAATCTTCGCCCCATTCGAATTCATGACCGTTCTTTTGTAAATAATCTACAGCCTCATCATACGTAATTCGCGGGAAGCTGCCTTGAATTTTCTCCAGCTTCGTTGTGTCTCTTTCTAAGGTTTCTAGCTCTGGTCCACAATTTTTGAGCACGGTTTGAACGATATAAGAAACGAATTGCTCCTGTACTTCCAAGTTCTCGACATGATCAACAAAAGCCATTTCCGGTTCAATCATCCAGAACTCGATAAGATGTCGGCGTGTTTTGGACTTCTCAGCACGGAAGGTAGGACCGAAAGAGTATACACGGCCAAGTGCCATCGCGGCTGCTTCCATATAGAGCTGTCCGCTTTGTGTAAGGAAGGCATCCTCATCAAAGTATTTGGTATGAAATAAATTCGTTGTTCCTTCACATGAGGAAGGAGTTAATATCGGCGGATCGACCAAATGGAAGCCACGCTCATTGAAAAATTGCTGGACCGCTTGAATAATTTGAGCGCGAATCACGAGCACCGCACGCTGACGCGGACTCCGAATCCACAAGTGACGGTTATCCATCAAGAAATCAACGCCATGTTCCTTCGGTGTTATCGGATATTCTTCGGTCACTTGGATGATTTCAATGCCTAGGACATCAAGTTCAAAGCCGCCTTTACTCCTCGTATCCTCTTTCACTTTTCCTGTTATGTAAAGAGAGCTTTCCTGCGTTAGTTTAGAAGCGGCTTCCCACACGTCTTCTCCTACATCACTTTTAACTACGACACCTTGTATATATCCGGATCCGTCTCTTAGTTGTAAAAACTGAATTTTACCACTTGAACGTTTCTTGTTTAGCCAACAGCCAATGGTAACCGACTCGCCGACATGATGTTTAACTTCGCTTATCGTACTTTTCATTCTGCTTCTGAACCTCCTTCATGTTTTCGGAAACATCTAACTGCACACTTCTTTATTGTACACTATTTCTATTTCTATGAGAAAAATCTATCAAGACCATTCCAAATCAGACGGTTTGCGATTGAATGAGTCCAAAGGTATCCCGAGCGATCACCCACTCCTCATTCGTTGGGATCACAAGCACTTCCACTTTGGAGCCTTGCTTCGTAATCCGTCGCTCCAGACCTCTCCCCTTGCGGTTCGCTTCTTCATCGAATTCCACTCCGAGAAATGTCAGGCGTTCGCAGACTGTTTTACGAAGCAGCTCAGAATTTTCTCCGACGCCAGCTGTAAAAACAATTACATCGACGCCATTCATCGCCGCGGCGTAAGCACCTATATATTTGCGCAGCCGATACTCATACATCTCAAAAGCAAGCGCAGCGTTCTTATCGCCCGCCTTCAGTGCCTCCACGATCTCGCGCATATCGCTCGAGATCCCCGAGATCGCCTGCAGCCCGCTGTGCTTGTTCAGCATGGAGCTGATCTCGCCCAGCGTCAAATCCTCCTTGCCCATCGCATAAGGCACGATGGCCGGATCGAGATCGCCGCTGCGCGTGCCCATCATTAGCCCTTCGAGCGGGGTCATCCCCATGCTCGTATCCACGGACTTGCCGCCCATCACGGCAGCACAGGAAGCTCCGTTACCGATGTGACAGGTAACGAGCTTCAGCTGCTCCAGCGGGCGGCCTAGGAAGGCTGCGGCACGCTCGCTCACGTAGTTGTGCGAGGTGCCGTGGAAGCCATAGCGGCGCACCTTGTGCTTCCGGTATAGCGCCATCGGCACCGGGTATAGATAGGCGTGCGCCGGCATCGACTGATGGAAGGCGGTATCGAAGACGACGGCCTGCGGCACGCCGGGCATGTTCGCCTCCACCGCCGAGATGCCGAGCATATGCGCCGGGTTGTGGAGCGGCGCCAAATCGAAGAGCCGCTTGATCTCCTTCTTCACCTCGTCTGTGACGAGGACGGAGCTCTTGAAGGATTCGCCACCGTGAACGACTCGGTGGCCGACGGCGTCGATTTCTGACGTGGACGCCAGCACGCCGTGTTCTGGGTGCACCAGCAGCTCCAGCACCTTGCGAATGGCTGTCGTATGCTCGAGAATTTCCCTAACCTCATGAACTTCGGCTTTCCCCGTCGGTTCATGCGTCAATATCGCCGTTTCCATACCGATTCGCTCTACCTTACCTTTGGCGAGAACTTCTCCGTGCTCCATTTGGAACAGTTGATATTTAAGCGAAGAGCTCCCAGCATTAATTACAAGAATATTCACAAACGGTCACCGTCCTTATCATAACGGAAAAAGCCTTCTCCCGTTTTGACTCCTAGATGCCCCGCTCGTACCATTTGCTTCAATAGGAAGGACGGGCGATACTTCATGTCTCCATAATCGCGGAACATGCCTTCAAGTGCTGCATGTACCGAATCTAATCCGAATCGGTCACACATCTCCAGTGGACCATATTTGAAATCATAGCCGATCCGCATGGCGGAATCGATATCCTCAGCGGAAGCCACACCTTCTGACAACGTATGCAGCGCCTCGTTAATCAATGTGCAAATCAGCCTCGTTGTGATGAAGCCAGGCGACTCCATGACCTTAATACTTTTCTTTAAAATGAGTTCGTCCACGAAACGGCGTGTTTGTTTGAACGTTTCATCTGACGTTTTCATTGCTCGAATAATTTCAACGAGATCAATTTTCGCCACGGGATGCAAAAAATGAAGTCCAATTACACGTTCAGGATTCGTAGTGACCGCCGCAATTTCAGTAACACTAAGCGTAGATGTATTCGTTGCTAAAATAGTCGCTGGTGAACAAATTTGATTCAATTGGAAAAATACATGCTTTTTCGCATTCAAATCTTCCGAAATCGTCTCTATAACCATATCACATAAGGCCATGTCTTGCAGCGAGTCGGCTTTTCTGATTTTGGCTAAAATCAGTTTTTTCTCCGATTCCGTCAATGACCACCGTTCGATTTGCTTATCCAAGCTGACCGTTATCTGTTCCATGGCTCGATCGAGCTTATCTGTTGTTTTTTCAACGAGTAATACGTCCAAACCGCGGGCGGCGAGCATTTCTGCAATCCCCTGTCCCATCGTTCCTCCGCCGATTACACCAATTGTTTTGATTACCATGCCAAGTTTCTCCTTCTCCCACGCTGCATCTTACCAATAATTCAACCATCTAGAAAACCCAATCATATCATACAATTTTTGTTCCCCATTTTCATTAGTATACACAAAACATTCGTTAGATTATCTCAGCTTTGACACAATTCCAAGTCAGAACAATGCGACGCATGTGATGGACAGGCACTCAGAGGAGTAAAAAGCTACACAAAAAAACCGCTGGCCTCAAGGCCAACGGTCAACTTATGCACTCTTCGAAACAGAAGCATCAAACAATTTGCGGAACGTGTCACCAGAAAGAACTTCCTCTTTCATCAAGATCGCAAAGGAATGTTCGAATACACTACGCTGCTGCTCCAACAGCTCTTTCGTGCGAATCATGAGCGCATCAAGGATGCTCGTATTCTCTTTCATAAGTTGATCCTTCGTCACCATATCACGGTCGATGATACCGAGGGAAGTAAGTCCGGAATCCATCATATTACGCACCATGGAAAGTGACTGCTCGAAATCATTACGCGAACCTGTACTGCGTCCGCCATAGAAGATTTCTTCAGCCGCGGCACCACCGAGAGCAATCATGATTTGCTGCTCAATATAATCCTTGGTATACAAATAATGATCTTTCGGCGGATTATGACGCACATATCCGAGCGCTTTCCCCCGCGGACTAACGGTAACCTGAGAAACAGAACCAGGGCGCACAATTTCAGCAACAATCGCGTGACCCAATTCGTGATAAGCAACGCGCTCTTTTTCCTCTTGCGCCGTTTCTTTGTCTGTTCTTTCCCCCATCATCACTTTATCAATTGCGGAAGCTAGATGGTGCTGTTCAATAGCCGGTTTATCTTCTCTCATGGCATAAATAGCGGCTTCATTCAGAACGCCTTCTAGCTGTGCACCGGAGAAACCAA
It contains:
- a CDS encoding 2,3-diketo-5-methylthiopentyl-1-phosphate enolase, whose protein sequence is MNAYCLATYRSFDEKADFHKKATSIAVGLTVGSWTELPEAQKAQMEKHLGKVISVEVHEPAQGEPISNRYADITIAYPDVNFSRDIPALLVTVFGKLSMDGKIKLIDLSFSSDFLSAFSGPKFGMQGVRELLGVHDRPLLMSIFKSVVGYELPALREQFYLQAAGGVDLIKDDEILFENPLTPLEKRIEICLEAAAQATKETGQKLLYAVNLTGPTSKLAAQAKKAIGAGANALLFNVLAYGFDTLHELSSDPEITIPIMAHPAMAGATYPSPHYGISASVLLGKLMRLAGADLVLFPSPYGSVVMPREENMAIKHALLTDDLRKDYIYNAPADVQLKLASSFPVPSAGIHPGLVPLILRDFGQDVIVNAGGGIHGHPLGTIAGGQAFRQAIDATIQGITLQDYARTHPELQSAIDTWGIRE
- the mtnB gene encoding methylthioribulose 1-phosphate dehydratase; protein product: MSILLEEKQRAFADLRDIKANLAARGWFPATSGNLSVRVGGFEPEAFTFAITSSGRDKSVQTPEDFLLVNEKGQPTEATSLKPSAETLIHSEIYRLTGAGAIFHVHTIFNNLISELYWERKSIPVDGVELIKAFNIWDEEAQIEIPILPNYAEIPRIAELVEGAIVPRIPGIVLRKHGIYAWGANAFEAKRHLEAFEFLFEYVYRSHLLNKGN
- a CDS encoding acetate/propionate family kinase encodes the protein MNILVINAGSSSLKYQLFQMEHGEVLAKGKVERIGMETAILTHEPTGKAEVHEVREILEHTTAIRKVLELLVHPEHGVLASTSEIDAVGHRVVHGGESFKSSVLVTDEVKKEIKRLFDLAPLHNPAHMLGISAVEANMPGVPQAVVFDTAFHQSMPAHAYLYPVPMALYRKHKVRRYGFHGTSHNYVSERAAAFLGRPLEQLKLVTCHIGNGASCAAVMGGKSVDTSMGMTPLEGLMMGTRSGDLDPAIVPYAMGKEDLTLGEISSMLNKHSGLQAISGISSDMREIVEALKAGDKNAALAFEMYEYRLRKYIGAYAAAMNGVDVIVFTAGVGENSELLRKTVCERLTFLGVEFDEEANRKGRGLERRITKQGSKVEVLVIPTNEEWVIARDTFGLIQSQTV
- a CDS encoding 2-hydroxy-3-keto-5-methylthiopentenyl-1-phosphate phosphatase, whose protein sequence is MSKERIIFCDFDGTITVNDNIVAIMKHFNPAGWEAIVERILDKSISIRQGVGEMFALLPTSRKDEIVEYAINNAVIRDGFKEFVDYCKEQNIQLLITSGGIDFFIYPLLKPFAIPSEHIYCNASTFEGDTIEILWPNRCDEHCTTDCGMCKTSIIRSYDANQFERIIIGDSITDFEGAKLVDTIFARSHLIEMCKQLDYPYHPFDTFFDIMKQLEAEPVV
- the proC gene encoding pyrroline-5-carboxylate reductase; translation: MSTTLSQTKIAFVGAGSMAEAIIRGLIETKVADPQYIYVMNRSDQDRLAFLRSEYGLQATSDPSTKETFLREADVVVLCMKPKDVENAFAELQPLLNEQQLLVSVIAGLSIAKAEALLQTNMPIVRTMPNTSSTIGLGATGMSFSSKVNATFKQVAIQMFEAVGIVTIVEEEKLEILTGVSGSGPAYVYYFMEAMIKAGIDGGLSAEDAHQLTLQTVLGAAHMVQLTQENPAELRRKVTSPNGATQASIEALDRFQFSEAISQAVFRSAERAKEMGEQIAAPSPVAKSS
- the asnS gene encoding asparagine--tRNA ligase, with the protein product MKSTISEVKHHVGESVTIGCWLNKKRSSGKIQFLQLRDGSGYIQGVVVKSDVGEDVWEAASKLTQESSLYITGKVKEDTRSKGGFELDVLGIEIIQVTEEYPITPKEHGVDFLMDNRHLWIRSPRQRAVLVIRAQIIQAVQQFFNERGFHLVDPPILTPSSCEGTTNLFHTKYFDEDAFLTQSGQLYMEAAAMALGRVYSFGPTFRAEKSKTRRHLIEFWMIEPEMAFVDHVENLEVQEQFVSYIVQTVLKNCGPELETLERDTTKLEKIQGSFPRITYDEAVDYLQKNGHEFEWGEDFGAPHETAIAAQYETPVFITHWPTEIKAFYMKPDPSRPEVVLCADMIAPEGYGEIIGGSQRIDDPELMEQRFQEHELSKEAYQWYLDLRKYGTVPHSGFGLGLERTVAWICGLDHVRETIPFPRLLYRLYP
- a CDS encoding DnaD domain-containing protein, producing MQSSTQQQIEAVLVAGFLEGNVGVPSLLLKNYRALQLSEIEVMTLIHLISFLEKEKNDFPTTDEIQFRMSASPDLVIASLQKLIHEQFITIDEDTAEITGIRSERYNLTPLYQKLAKRLAEQQMAESSTIRASIPSDESAKNIYTTFEKEFARPLTPMELETISGWLDKDMYKEELITTALKEAVFAGKVHFRYIDRILLEWSRNRVATVDQAKEYSQRFRQSR
- a CDS encoding 3-hydroxyacyl-CoA dehydrogenase family protein codes for the protein MVIKTIGVIGGGTMGQGIAEMLAARGLDVLLVEKTTDKLDRAMEQITVSLDKQIERWSLTESEKKLILAKIRKADSLQDMALCDMVIETISEDLNAKKHVFFQLNQICSPATILATNTSTLSVTEIAAVTTNPERVIGLHFLHPVAKIDLVEIIRAMKTSDETFKQTRRFVDELILKKSIKVMESPGFITTRLICTLINEALHTLSEGVASAEDIDSAMRIGYDFKYGPLEMCDRFGLDSVHAALEGMFRDYGDMKYRPSFLLKQMVRAGHLGVKTGEGFFRYDKDGDRL